One Blastocatellia bacterium genomic window, ATTGACCACTTGGAATCCACCATTGCGGGCGACGCCAAGCAACTGACTGCTTACATTGGAAAACCCAGCCGCGGGCGGAATATCGAACGGCCCACGCAACGGGTGATCAAAGATGATGCGGTGCAGACGGCCCCAGCGATAATCCTCTTGATTGGTTGAACGACCGAACGCCGCCGCGAATGTGCTGCTGGCCAGCAAATCGAGCGCCTCACGCAGACTGCGTAGAATAATCGTATCGCGTGCCGCTTCCGGTGTCGGCGCTCCAGGCACGCGGAAGAAGTTGATGCCCGAAGCGCCAATGCCTTTGTTGGTCTCGAAGTTGTCCAGCAGATGGCGCAATGCGGCTAACGCTTGATCGCTGCCCGGCAAATTATTTTGCAGGCCAAGCTCGGTCAGCACCGCGTCAATCGTATTGGCGATGATGCGCGCGCGCCACACGCTGTAGATCGTGGCGGCCACACTGTGGCGTATTTCTTCACGCGACGGTTCGGGTAAATTGTCAGGGTCATCGCCCGGATCATACCCTTCACGAATGCCGGTGGGCGTGCTGAAATCCCAGCGCCGCAACCTCGCTACAGCATCAATGATGCGTTGATCGTTGTACAGCGCGCCCAGCTCGCCGGGGGCATCGGCGCTGTTATTGAATGCAGCCAGAATGTACGGCGTCAGAATCTCGGCATCGAGCATCTGATCATTGGCTTGAATCCGCTGCATCCGACGAAGCGAAATCTTATTGCCGCCGGCCAGCGACGCTTCAATCAGTCGCACGACACGTCCCTGACGGAAGCCGCCATCATACCCAACATTGAGGTAGTAAATCCCGCCATTGGGTCGGAGTTGATTCAAGGGGTTATTGTCCAAGGTCGTGCCAATCGGGTCCTGATTGGCATTGGCAATATAACCTTGCGGCGGATTGACCGCATTGGGCAACTCATTGGCCGGCAGGATTTCGTAATTCAACGATTGGCCGGGCTGACGATTTTGCACGGGCAACCATTCGTTTCGCGCGCCGTGTGTGCCATCGCGGATCAAGAACGGCGGGACACCGTCAATCATGCCGGCTTGCAAATCCTCGCGCACAGGCACTTCCACTGTCGTGAAATAGGCGATGTTGCCATCCACATCAGCATAGGCCCAATTCTGGCTGCCAAAGTCAAAGCTCTCCAAGCCCCGCTTGAAATCATCCAGATTGCGCGCCCGCGCCCATTGACGGAACACGTCGAATTCCAGCGTCGAACGCCACCCCGTATATTGCACGCTCAATCCCAACGCGCCAAACAAGACGCGCACAATCGGACCATTGTTGCGCCGTGGCACAACCAACGTGACGCCACCTTCTGCCGGACCCACATTGGCGCGAACCAGATTGTCAACAACACCATCACCAACGCGATTGACCAGATATTTCTGCGGAATCAACACCAGCGGCTCCTCACGTCCCTCAAAGACGGTAAACGCGGGAAATCCATCAGGCCCGTTTCGCAGTTCTTCCAGGTAGACATCGGTCACATCCAATGGATTCACAGTCGCCCCCCAACAAATGCGGTCATTGCATCCCAGCACAACGCCCGGCGCGCCGGCCAACGTCACACCGTTAACATTCATCGGCCCGAACTCAGGGTCGTTGGAAACAATCAAATGCGCTTCGTACCAAATGGGCGGCGTATCTAAGGCCAGATGCGGGTCGCTGGCCAACATTGGATGGCCGGTGGTCGTGTTGCGCCCGCTGATGATCCACCAGTTGCTGCCAATGTCAGCCGCGCGACGATCAAACAGCTCACGCACATACGGGGAGCTATTGATTTCATTCAGATATTCCTGCGCCAATTGTCGCACGGCCGGCGTCATCACCTGAGGCAATCGTCGCAGCGAGTCAATCAACATCTTATTCAGCTTGCTGCTGGATTGAATCTTCGCTTTGGGCATGAAGCCCGGAAGCGAGACCGTCGGATCAAACGGCGCCGAGCGAAAAACATCT contains:
- a CDS encoding penicillin acylase family protein, with translation MKRQIWLLTFVSLLIVMFVPWSFTLKSGQATTVQSVTLSGLRAPVRVVRDSNYIPHIYAENDHDAIFMLGYLHAQDRFFQMDVRRRQVSGRLAELFGQGALSSDIQLRTLGLDRAARESFASYGRPMQALFQAYSNGVNAWLNDSSQPLPPEYRALEISRQAIPAWTPIDSINVGKGLAFSLSNSISEEINLSLSLSAYQSAGDNAGFDGTLLFFEDVFRSAPFDPTVSLPGFMPKAKIQSSSKLNKMLIDSLRRLPQVMTPAVRQLAQEYLNEINSSPYVRELFDRRAADIGSNWWIISGRNTTTGHPMLASDPHLALDTPPIWYEAHLIVSNDPEFGPMNVNGVTLAGAPGVVLGCNDRICWGATVNPLDVTDVYLEELRNGPDGFPAFTVFEGREEPLVLIPQKYLVNRVGDGVVDNLVRANVGPAEGGVTLVVPRRNNGPIVRVLFGALGLSVQYTGWRSTLEFDVFRQWARARNLDDFKRGLESFDFGSQNWAYADVDGNIAYFTTVEVPVREDLQAGMIDGVPPFLIRDGTHGARNEWLPVQNRQPGQSLNYEILPANELPNAVNPPQGYIANANQDPIGTTLDNNPLNQLRPNGGIYYLNVGYDGGFRQGRVVRLIEASLAGGNKISLRRMQRIQANDQMLDAEILTPYILAAFNNSADAPGELGALYNDQRIIDAVARLRRWDFSTPTGIREGYDPGDDPDNLPEPSREEIRHSVAATIYSVWRARIIANTIDAVLTELGLQNNLPGSDQALAALRHLLDNFETNKGIGASGINFFRVPGAPTPEAARDTIILRSLREALDLLASSTFAAAFGRSTNQEDYRWGRLHRIIFDHPLRGPFDIPPAAGFSNVSSQLLGVARNGGFQVVNASSHSARAASVNAFMFGSGASRRIVADMDPAGVIAFQIIPGGQSGVLGSPFYANMLGRWLTHQYHRVLLSPGQVQSDAVSEQVYTP